From Pseudobdellovibrio exovorus JSS, a single genomic window includes:
- a CDS encoding PilZ domain-containing protein: MSDAKWFIQLHGQIQGPLNQSDFENTVSGLNDEIAHSAMVWRKGFSQWVKANEWTIEDQRNSLLGAKSGVSKPAEQDGDGDLFEKTFGQSFTEGEFYRVQLNYVDQPLMSKEELLTFIAKQPDVSAISIQDPKSKEWKEVYVFADIVEKLGLSRRKQARVPILAQFAGKSNKSEDVSYRVITISQGGMGFTENFDLQIGDEVEGQISSPHFFQPVQVKAEVIYAGQDGYVGLKFSQLTDEAKTAIIDYIKKFGKNSANTP, translated from the coding sequence ATGAGCGACGCTAAATGGTTTATTCAACTACATGGACAGATTCAAGGACCGCTTAACCAAAGCGACTTTGAAAATACCGTAAGTGGACTAAATGACGAAATCGCTCACTCAGCTATGGTCTGGAGAAAAGGCTTTTCTCAATGGGTGAAAGCCAATGAATGGACCATCGAAGATCAGCGCAACTCTTTACTTGGAGCCAAATCTGGAGTTAGTAAACCTGCAGAGCAAGACGGCGATGGCGACCTTTTTGAAAAAACATTTGGGCAAAGCTTTACCGAAGGGGAATTCTACCGTGTTCAACTGAACTATGTAGATCAGCCCCTGATGTCGAAAGAAGAACTCTTAACTTTTATTGCCAAACAGCCAGATGTCTCGGCGATCTCTATTCAAGATCCTAAAAGTAAAGAGTGGAAAGAGGTCTACGTATTTGCTGATATCGTCGAAAAACTCGGTCTTTCTAGACGAAAACAAGCACGTGTTCCCATTCTAGCGCAATTTGCTGGAAAATCGAATAAAAGCGAAGATGTCTCTTATCGTGTGATCACTATCAGCCAAGGTGGAATGGGATTTACCGAGAACTTCGATCTTCAAATTGGTGACGAAGTCGAAGGTCAAATTTCAAGTCCACACTTTTTCCAACCTGTTCAAGTAAAAGCCGAAGTTATTTATGCAGGCCAAGATGGTTATGTTGGTTTGAAATTTTCTCAGCTGACAGACGAAGCTAAGACGGCCATTATCGATTACATCAAGAAGTTTGGTAAAAATTCGGCAAATACGCCTTAA
- a CDS encoding MnmC family methyltransferase, translated as MKNRFEQMRFTVESTNDGSPTLRLPDQGESMHHSGGAASETFYIYKSVIQEASQLLERSKTCVVGLGLGYIEISWAQVIPNTEAHSLVSFEIEESLRQNFMSWLELPTDALEHTLYDDIYQSLKEFGISAPQIQVKQHLKQNFQLNPIEHDLRDFVSPSKPLRWNIVCYDAFSSKTNQDLWTEDFLQKFIDNHCEEDCVFTTYACTGILKRVLVSRGFEFVKRTRFKGKSDSTLALRGKLKAYLPNFYQTS; from the coding sequence ATGAAGAATAGATTTGAGCAAATGAGATTTACAGTAGAATCCACAAATGATGGTAGTCCTACTTTGCGGCTGCCAGATCAGGGTGAAAGCATGCATCACTCTGGCGGAGCCGCCAGTGAAACCTTTTATATCTATAAATCCGTCATACAGGAGGCCAGTCAGCTACTAGAGCGCTCTAAAACCTGCGTGGTAGGTCTTGGACTTGGGTATATAGAAATATCATGGGCCCAAGTTATTCCCAATACAGAGGCGCATAGCTTGGTTTCATTTGAAATAGAGGAATCACTACGTCAAAACTTCATGTCGTGGCTAGAGCTTCCGACAGACGCTTTAGAACACACTCTTTACGATGATATTTATCAATCGCTAAAGGAGTTTGGCATCAGTGCTCCTCAAATTCAGGTAAAACAGCATCTGAAGCAAAACTTTCAGCTTAACCCCATCGAGCATGATCTCAGAGATTTTGTAAGTCCGTCTAAACCACTGCGCTGGAATATAGTTTGTTACGATGCCTTCAGTAGTAAAACGAATCAGGATTTGTGGACGGAAGATTTTTTGCAAAAATTTATCGACAATCATTGCGAAGAGGACTGTGTATTTACAACCTATGCTTGTACAGGGATTCTTAAGAGAGTACTGGTGTCTCGTGGATTTGAATTTGTTAAGCGTACGCGATTTAAAGGAAAGAGCGACTCCACATTGGCATTAAGAGGCAAGCTTAAGGCGTATTTGCCGAATTTTTACCAAACTTCTTGA
- a CDS encoding TIGR01212 family radical SAM protein (This family includes YhcC from E. coli K-12, an uncharacterized radical SAM protein.), which produces MEKGWSGLPYHSISEHFRRIFNEKVYKIPVSVVDDCPNRMGLKGMKTCSFCDVWGSAAREESFQMSLDQQIEKYHDLISKKYKANKYLVYFQAYTNTFTKIPALRHNFETALKYPYVSGFVLGTRPDCLSEAVLQLWQEYCQKSFVAVELGVQSFFNPHLEFMRRGHTAQDSLKAITKISEKTSVDLGIHLIFGSPNETDAEIIETARICNDLPITNVKLHNMHVLKNTALEEWYNEGNFIPLELDEYQRKVQLFLSYLHPRIAVHRLAAYASRWDELVAPQWTRDKMGPHQAIVDFLRQEKTYQGCKLVAQNDVDRILFHQMSLRVERTIST; this is translated from the coding sequence ATGGAAAAAGGCTGGAGCGGACTCCCCTATCATTCAATTTCAGAGCACTTTAGACGAATTTTTAACGAAAAAGTATATAAAATTCCAGTCAGTGTTGTGGATGATTGCCCTAATAGAATGGGCTTAAAGGGTATGAAAACATGCAGTTTCTGCGATGTCTGGGGTTCTGCTGCTCGTGAAGAGTCTTTCCAGATGAGCCTCGATCAGCAAATTGAAAAATACCACGATTTGATTTCAAAAAAATATAAAGCCAATAAATACCTTGTTTATTTTCAGGCCTATACAAACACGTTTACGAAAATTCCTGCCCTTAGGCACAACTTTGAAACAGCCTTAAAATACCCCTATGTCAGTGGATTTGTTCTTGGTACGCGCCCAGATTGCCTCTCTGAAGCCGTTTTACAACTTTGGCAAGAGTACTGCCAAAAAAGCTTCGTTGCCGTAGAACTCGGAGTGCAGAGCTTTTTCAACCCGCACTTAGAGTTTATGCGCAGAGGACACACGGCTCAGGACTCTTTAAAAGCCATCACTAAAATTTCAGAAAAGACCTCTGTGGATCTTGGGATTCATTTGATTTTTGGCTCTCCGAATGAAACGGATGCCGAAATCATCGAAACTGCACGCATCTGCAACGATTTGCCTATTACCAATGTCAAATTACACAATATGCACGTCTTGAAAAACACAGCTCTTGAAGAGTGGTATAACGAAGGTAACTTTATTCCATTAGAGTTAGATGAGTATCAAAGAAAAGTTCAGTTGTTCTTATCCTATCTTCATCCGCGAATAGCCGTTCACAGACTGGCAGCCTATGCCTCTAGATGGGATGAGCTTGTAGCACCTCAATGGACACGGGATAAAATGGGTCCACACCAAGCCATTGTCGATTTTTTACGACAAGAAAAGACTTACCAAGGTTGCAAACTAGTTGCGCAGAATGATGTAGATCGCATCTTATTTCATCAAATGAGTCTGCGAGTTGAGCGAACAATTAGCACATAA
- a CDS encoding ribonucleoside-diphosphate reductase subunit alpha: MDILKRDQMTSMGFGADGGTTSPHIMRVKKRDGTLEPVDVTKIVERVNRCCQGLVQVDPLRVATKAISGLYDGATTKELDNLCIQTASLLIGEDPEYSRLAARLLATYVEEEVKSQKIGSFADSIQFGFSNGLLSQTTYDFVMQHKTELCAAIEHYKTDRFEYFGLRTIYDRYLLKNPTSRQVFETPQYFFMRVACGLSTNPTEAIEFYKLISSHDYLPSTPTLFNSGTMRPQMSSCYLLDSPEDDLRSIYDKYTDVALLSKFAGGIGLAYHRIRSRGSLIKGTNGHSNGIVPWLKTLDSSVAAVNQGGKRKGAACVYLESWHADIEEFLELRDNTGDEAKRTHNINIANWIPDLFMKRVEADAQWSLFDPRVVPHFTDLFGAEFEQAYVEAEDKKLYYKQVPARDLYSRMMKTLAQTGNGWMTYKDASNMKSNQTGRPENVIHLSNLCTEILEVTSKDETAVCNLGSVNLGRHIVNGQFDFEKLAKTVKTALKFLDRVVDINFYPINSAASSNNRWRPVGLGLMGLQDAFFQLKLPFDSAAAQKLSAQIQEEIYFHALTASVDLAEEFGAHPNFSETRAAQGAFQFELWGVKPTDTARWEALRARMLKHGLRNSLMIAIAPTATIASIVGCYEATEPQVSNLFKRETLSGEFLQINRYLVSDLKAKGLWNEDVRNEIKMNEGSIQDVAIIPQDLKDLYRTVWEVPMKSLIDMAADRGAFIDQSQSLNLFMESPTIGKLSSMYMYAWKKGLKTTYYLRSRPATSIAKTTVKKTPAATEAPKKEYTDAEVIACSLENPEACEACQ; this comes from the coding sequence ATGGACATTCTTAAACGTGATCAAATGACATCAATGGGATTCGGCGCAGACGGAGGAACAACTTCTCCTCATATTATGCGTGTAAAAAAACGCGATGGCACACTAGAGCCAGTCGATGTAACTAAGATCGTAGAACGCGTTAATCGTTGCTGCCAAGGTTTAGTTCAAGTTGATCCTCTTCGCGTGGCGACTAAAGCTATCAGCGGTCTATATGATGGCGCTACTACTAAAGAACTAGATAATCTTTGCATCCAAACAGCATCTTTACTGATTGGCGAAGACCCTGAGTATTCAAGATTAGCGGCTCGTCTATTAGCCACTTATGTTGAAGAAGAAGTTAAGTCTCAAAAAATCGGTTCTTTTGCTGACTCTATCCAATTCGGCTTCAGCAATGGCCTATTATCACAAACGACTTATGACTTTGTTATGCAACACAAAACAGAGTTATGTGCAGCTATCGAACACTACAAAACAGATCGTTTTGAGTATTTCGGCTTAAGAACAATCTATGATCGTTATCTTTTGAAAAACCCAACTTCTCGTCAGGTTTTTGAGACACCACAATACTTCTTTATGCGTGTAGCTTGTGGTCTTTCTACAAACCCAACAGAAGCTATCGAGTTCTATAAATTGATCTCGTCTCACGATTATTTACCATCGACCCCTACCCTTTTTAACTCAGGTACAATGAGACCTCAAATGAGCTCATGTTATTTATTAGACTCTCCTGAAGATGATTTAAGATCTATCTATGACAAATACACTGATGTGGCTTTGTTATCTAAATTCGCTGGCGGTATCGGTCTAGCTTATCACCGCATTCGCTCTCGTGGTTCTTTAATCAAAGGTACAAATGGTCACTCTAATGGGATCGTTCCTTGGTTAAAAACTTTAGATTCATCTGTAGCCGCAGTAAATCAAGGTGGAAAACGTAAAGGTGCCGCTTGTGTTTACTTAGAATCATGGCATGCAGATATCGAAGAGTTCCTAGAACTAAGAGATAACACAGGCGACGAAGCTAAACGTACACATAACATCAATATCGCTAACTGGATTCCAGACTTATTCATGAAGCGCGTTGAAGCTGATGCTCAGTGGTCTTTATTTGATCCGCGCGTAGTTCCTCATTTCACAGACCTTTTCGGAGCTGAATTCGAACAGGCTTATGTAGAAGCTGAAGACAAAAAACTTTATTACAAGCAAGTGCCAGCTCGTGATCTTTATTCACGTATGATGAAAACATTGGCACAAACTGGTAATGGTTGGATGACGTACAAAGACGCTTCTAATATGAAGTCAAATCAGACTGGTCGCCCTGAAAATGTAATCCATCTTTCAAATCTATGCACAGAAATCTTAGAAGTTACTTCTAAAGACGAAACTGCAGTATGTAACTTGGGTTCAGTAAATCTTGGTCGTCACATTGTTAATGGACAATTTGATTTCGAAAAATTAGCAAAAACAGTTAAAACTGCTTTGAAATTTTTAGATCGCGTTGTTGATATCAATTTCTATCCAATTAACTCTGCAGCGTCTTCAAACAATCGCTGGAGACCCGTTGGTCTAGGTTTGATGGGTCTTCAAGATGCTTTCTTCCAACTTAAACTTCCTTTTGACTCTGCTGCTGCACAAAAACTTTCAGCTCAGATTCAAGAAGAGATCTACTTCCACGCTTTAACAGCAAGTGTTGATTTAGCTGAGGAGTTCGGTGCTCACCCCAATTTCTCTGAAACACGTGCAGCACAAGGTGCGTTCCAGTTTGAATTGTGGGGCGTTAAACCAACAGACACGGCTCGCTGGGAAGCTTTACGTGCAAGAATGTTGAAGCATGGTTTAAGAAACTCATTGATGATTGCAATTGCTCCAACAGCAACTATCGCATCAATTGTTGGTTGCTATGAAGCAACTGAACCTCAAGTTTCAAATCTATTCAAAAGAGAAACTCTTTCTGGTGAGTTCTTGCAAATCAATCGCTACTTAGTAAGTGATTTGAAAGCTAAAGGTTTGTGGAACGAAGATGTTAGAAATGAAATTAAAATGAATGAAGGTTCTATTCAAGATGTTGCTATTATCCCGCAAGATCTAAAAGACCTTTATCGTACAGTTTGGGAAGTTCCAATGAAATCATTGATTGATATGGCCGCTGATCGTGGGGCGTTCATCGACCAATCACAATCTTTGAATCTTTTCATGGAATCACCAACTATCGGAAAGCTTTCTTCTATGTACATGTATGCATGGAAAAAAGGTTTAAAAACGACTTATTACTTACGCTCGCGTCCAGCTACATCGATCGCGAAAACTACAGTAAAGAAAACACCAGCAGCAACTGAAGCTCCTAAAAAAGAGTACACAGATGCCGAAGTGATTGCTTGTAGTTTAGAGAATCCAGAAGCTTGCGAAGCGTGCCAATAA
- a CDS encoding ribonucleotide-diphosphate reductase subunit beta, with the protein MILDPGFDLTLRPMKYPIFFEMYKNGIKNTWTVDEVDFSTDLVDLNSKMTDAEKHLIHRLVAFFATGDSIVANNLVLNLYKHINSPEARLYLSRQLYEEALHVQFYLTLLDSYIPHPDERAKAFSAVENIPSIKKKADFCFKWMDSINEINEIRSPEDKRKFLMNLICFATCIEGMFFFAAFAYVYFLRSKGLLAGLASGTNWVFRDESMHMAFAMKVIETVRKEDPTIFNEQMEDMIVQMLEDAIDCEMTFAEDLLTNGIAGLSLNDMRQYLEYIADQRLESLNIPARYNTKNPFAFMELQDMQELANFFERRVSAYQVGVSGAVSFDESF; encoded by the coding sequence ATGATTTTAGATCCAGGGTTTGACTTAACATTAAGACCAATGAAGTATCCGATTTTTTTCGAAATGTATAAAAACGGAATTAAAAATACATGGACAGTTGATGAAGTTGATTTCTCAACTGACCTTGTAGACTTGAACTCAAAAATGACTGATGCAGAAAAGCACTTGATTCATCGTCTAGTAGCTTTTTTCGCCACAGGTGACTCTATTGTTGCTAACAATTTAGTTCTGAACTTGTACAAACATATTAACTCTCCGGAAGCGCGCCTTTATTTAAGCCGTCAGCTTTACGAAGAAGCGTTACACGTACAATTTTATCTAACTTTATTAGATAGCTACATTCCACACCCAGACGAACGCGCCAAAGCTTTCTCTGCAGTTGAAAACATCCCATCTATTAAGAAAAAAGCAGACTTCTGCTTCAAATGGATGGACTCAATCAACGAGATTAATGAAATCAGAAGCCCTGAAGACAAACGTAAGTTCTTAATGAACTTGATCTGCTTTGCAACTTGTATCGAAGGTATGTTCTTCTTCGCTGCTTTTGCATACGTTTACTTCTTAAGATCTAAAGGTCTTCTTGCTGGTTTAGCATCTGGAACAAACTGGGTTTTCCGTGACGAAAGCATGCATATGGCATTCGCGATGAAAGTTATCGAAACTGTTCGTAAAGAAGACCCAACAATCTTCAATGAACAAATGGAAGATATGATTGTTCAAATGTTAGAAGATGCAATCGATTGCGAAATGACTTTCGCTGAAGATTTACTAACAAATGGTATCGCAGGTCTTTCTTTAAATGATATGCGCCAATACTTAGAGTATATCGCAGATCAACGTCTAGAAAGCTTGAATATTCCAGCTCGTTACAACACGAAAAATCCTTTCGCTTTCATGGAATTACAAGACATGCAAGAGTTAGCGAATTTCTTCGAAAGACGAGTTTCAGCTTACCAAGTTGGAGTTTCTGGAGCTGTTAGCTTCGACGAGAGCTTCTAA